Within the Pseudomonas guangdongensis genome, the region TGTCATGCACCAGACCGGCATTGCGCTGGGTCATCTGGTCCATTTCCGCCACGGCCACGTTGACCTGCTCGATACCGTTGCTCTGCTCGCTGGAGGCCGAGGAAATCTCGCTGATCAGGGTATTCAGGCGGGCCATGTCGCTGACCACGCCCTGGATGATCTCGCCGGTTTCGCGCACACGCTGGTTGCCGGCACGCACCTGGTCGCCGGCACCGTTGATCAGGTCCTTGATCTCGTGAGCGGCCTCGGCACTGCGGCTGGCCAGCTTGCGCACCTCGCCGGCCACCACGGCGAAGCCGCGGCCCTGCTCGCCGGCCCGCGCCGCTTCCACCGAGGCGTTGAGAGCGAGGATGTTGGTCTGGAAAGCGATCGAGTCGATGGTGTCGACGATGCTGGCCATCTGGCTGGCGCTGTTCTGGATCGCGTTCATGCTCGACACCACCTGCTCCATCGAGCTGCCGCCCTGACGGGCGTTCACCGCGCAGCTTTCCGCCAGACTGCGTGCCTGGTCGGCGTTCTCGGCATTCTGCTTGACCGTGGAGGTCAGCTCTTCCATGGTCGAGGCGGTCTCGGCCAGGGCCGCGGCCTGCTGTTCGGTGCGCGAGGCCAGTTCGGTGTTGCCGGCGCTGATGGTCAGCGCCGCGGTGTTCACCTCGTCGGCACTGCGCTGAATCTCGCCGACGATATTCGACAGCTGCTCGCACATGCGCGCGATAGCGGCCAGCAAGCTGCTGTCGTCGCCCGGACGCAGGCGCGGCCGGACGGTCAGGTCGCCCTCGGCGATCTGCTTGACCACCCGCGCGGCATAGCGCGGGTCGCCCCCCAGGCTGCGGCTCAGGTCGCGACTGACCCAGCCCATCATCAGGGTCAGCAGGGAGCCGATCACCATCAGGGCCAGCAGGGTGCGCAGCAGCTCGGCGTAGAAGGCCTTGTCGATGTCGGCGACGTACACGCCGGTGCCGATGTACCAGCCCCAGGCGTCGAAGCGCTTGATGTAGGAGCGCTTGGGCTCGGGCTCGCCGCTCGCCGCGTGCTTCCAGTGATAGTCGACGAAGGCCTGGCCATTGGCGGCGTTGGCGGCGTCGAGGAACTCGCGGAACAGCAGACGGCCGTCGATGTCCTTGTAGTCTTCCAGCGGAGTGCCGCTGGTGATGGTCGGGTGGCTGACGTTGTAGAGATCCTGGTCGAAGACGAAGAAGTAGCCGCGACCTTCGTCGTAGCGCATGGACTTGAGCAGCTCGCCCGCGTACAGCTGGCCGGCATCCAGCGTCATGCCGCCGCGTTCCACCTGAGCGGCCACGTCGCTGAGCATCGACACCACGATGGCGGTTTGCTCGCGGGCCTTGTTCTGGCGCTCTTCGGTCATGACCGTGCGGGTGCTCCAGGCGCCCCATGCGGCGATCAGCAGCATGGCGATCCAGGCGGCGACCAGGGAGCCCCACAGTTTCTGGTTGGTAGTCAGGTTACGCATATCACGCCCTTCGCGGGTTGCTTGTTATGTATCAGGCAGGTCTGTCGCCCACCTTGACGCCAATTTATCGTCTTAGCTATCGGCACGGCACGCCCGGACTTGAATCGAACGGCCGCCACACCCCCGTGCAGCGACCGCGAGCGCGGCACTCAGAGCGCGGCGCGTTCGACCAGGGCCAGCTCTTCGCTGTTGAGCAGCTTCTCGATATCGACCAGCACCAGCATGCGTTCGCCGATGCTGGCCAGGCCGCTGAGGTAGTCGGAGGACAGCGACAGGCTGAACTCCGGGGCCGGCTTGATCTGCTCGGGGGTCAGGGTCATCACGTCGGACACGCCATCGACCACCACGCCGACGATGCGGCTGCCGACATTGACCACGATGACCACGGTCTGCCCGCCGTACTCGACGCTGGGCAGGTTGAACTTGA harbors:
- a CDS encoding chemotaxis protein CheW, producing the protein MTNLNQSGLAAAVADGQSREYLVFSLGSEEYAIDILKAQEIRGYENVTRIANTPDFIKGVTNLRGVIVPIVDLRIKFNLPSVEYGGQTVVIVVNVGSRIVGVVVDGVSDVMTLTPEQIKPAPEFSLSLSSDYLSGLASIGERMLVLVDIEKLLNSEELALVERAAL
- a CDS encoding methyl-accepting chemotaxis protein encodes the protein MRNLTTNQKLWGSLVAAWIAMLLIAAWGAWSTRTVMTEERQNKAREQTAIVVSMLSDVAAQVERGGMTLDAGQLYAGELLKSMRYDEGRGYFFVFDQDLYNVSHPTITSGTPLEDYKDIDGRLLFREFLDAANAANGQAFVDYHWKHAASGEPEPKRSYIKRFDAWGWYIGTGVYVADIDKAFYAELLRTLLALMVIGSLLTLMMGWVSRDLSRSLGGDPRYAARVVKQIAEGDLTVRPRLRPGDDSSLLAAIARMCEQLSNIVGEIQRSADEVNTAALTISAGNTELASRTEQQAAALAETASTMEELTSTVKQNAENADQARSLAESCAVNARQGGSSMEQVVSSMNAIQNSASQMASIVDTIDSIAFQTNILALNASVEAARAGEQGRGFAVVAGEVRKLASRSAEAAHEIKDLINGAGDQVRAGNQRVRETGEIIQGVVSDMARLNTLISEISSASSEQSNGIEQVNVAVAEMDQMTQRNAGLVHDSAQSSKRLSQQSDELREHVAHFVTDESARHAPAQEPRQVPAPRAGEQRFETSFS